The following coding sequences lie in one Armatimonadota bacterium genomic window:
- a CDS encoding CPXCG motif-containing cysteine-rich protein has translation MNNGTAELENVVIHDEDEADSAEMGGVETYTCAFCGEPNELFVDRTASKHQQFTEDCDVCCRPNLITVQIDPDEVLWIDAEQEDEA, from the coding sequence ATGAACAACGGAACTGCAGAACTGGAAAACGTGGTGATCCATGACGAGGATGAGGCGGACAGCGCAGAAATGGGGGGTGTGGAGACGTACACCTGCGCCTTCTGCGGTGAGCCGAACGAGTTGTTCGTAGATCGTACCGCCAGCAAGCACCAGCAGTTCACGGAGGATTGCGATGTGTGCTGCCGTCCGAACCTCATTACCGTCCAGATAGACCCGGATGAAGTGTTGTGGATCGACGCCGAGCAGGAGGATGAAGCCTAG
- the hemW gene encoding radical SAM family heme chaperone HemW: protein MIIQEKPPAQDTKERPSPSPGPVLSRSTALFPGLYIHIPFCERKCSYCDFNSGVYAPEVRERYVRALLKDILASPFAGTRAQSAFFGGGTPSVLPASSIQRLMTALTGTFRLDADAEVTVECNPGTIASERMAGETTEAFLRHLKEAGVNRLSFGVQSLDAGLLKTLGRIHSPEQAIESVRLARDAGFANINIDLMFALPGQTRAQWADTLAGALALEPEHISAYSLIVEPDTPFALWDGQGRLPKVSQDDEAEMYETAIGTLTAAGYEHFEVSAFARPGKRSVHNAIYWRNEDYLGFGVGAASYTDGERSTREGRLESYVQLAETGKDTIVSRERLDRRGQMGETMMMGLRILDGVNREAFASRFGADPCAEFAGEIAALSRQGLLEVTPDAIRLTHRGLFLANEVWEAFV from the coding sequence GTGATCATTCAAGAGAAGCCGCCGGCCCAGGATACAAAGGAGCGACCCTCCCCTTCCCCCGGCCCCGTTCTGTCGCGTTCCACGGCGTTATTTCCCGGACTGTACATCCACATCCCGTTCTGCGAACGCAAGTGTTCGTATTGCGACTTCAACTCCGGCGTATACGCGCCGGAGGTCCGCGAACGGTATGTCCGCGCTCTCCTGAAGGACATACTCGCTTCCCCGTTCGCCGGAACGCGCGCCCAATCCGCCTTCTTTGGCGGAGGAACACCCTCTGTTTTGCCCGCCTCGTCGATTCAGCGCCTCATGACCGCGCTTACCGGCACCTTTCGCCTTGACGCCGACGCGGAGGTGACCGTCGAATGCAACCCTGGCACGATCGCCTCGGAACGCATGGCAGGCGAGACCACCGAAGCGTTTCTCCGGCATTTGAAGGAAGCAGGAGTCAACCGCCTGAGTTTCGGCGTGCAGAGCCTCGACGCCGGCCTTCTCAAGACCCTCGGACGCATTCACAGCCCGGAGCAGGCTATCGAGTCCGTCCGCCTAGCCCGGGACGCCGGATTCGCCAACATCAACATCGACCTGATGTTCGCCCTGCCGGGTCAGACGAGAGCCCAGTGGGCCGACACCCTGGCCGGCGCACTGGCGCTTGAACCGGAGCACATTTCGGCGTACAGCCTCATCGTTGAGCCAGACACTCCGTTCGCCCTCTGGGACGGGCAGGGCCGTCTGCCAAAAGTCAGCCAGGACGATGAAGCCGAAATGTATGAGACCGCCATCGGGACGCTCACAGCCGCCGGCTACGAGCATTTCGAGGTATCCGCTTTCGCACGGCCCGGGAAACGGAGCGTCCACAACGCCATCTACTGGCGCAATGAGGACTATCTTGGGTTCGGCGTTGGCGCGGCATCCTATACAGACGGCGAACGCAGCACGCGGGAGGGCAGGCTGGAGAGTTACGTTCAGTTGGCCGAAACTGGGAAGGACACCATCGTGTCCCGCGAACGGCTTGACCGACGGGGCCAAATGGGCGAAACCATGATGATGGGGCTTCGTATCCTGGATGGGGTCAACCGCGAGGCCTTCGCCAGCCGGTTCGGCGCGGACCCGTGCGCCGAGTTCGCCGGCGAGATTGCGGCCCTTTCCCGGCAGGGACTTCTCGAAGTGACGCCGGATGCAATTCGACTCACCCACCGCGGCCTTTTCCTGGCCAACGAGGTCTGGGAAGCGTTCGTCTGA
- a CDS encoding STAS domain-containing protein produces the protein MDEVRLETQIRAISRFAVIDVSGEIDLYTAPQFKRALSDTIDDGHRHIVVNLKQVSYMDSSGFGTLLGATKRVRPDGGSVNLVGCNDAIHRMLRITRLNTVFGIYDDEDAAVRALDT, from the coding sequence GTGGACGAAGTCAGGTTAGAAACACAGATTCGCGCCATCAGCCGTTTTGCGGTGATCGATGTGTCGGGCGAGATTGACCTGTACACGGCGCCGCAGTTCAAACGCGCGCTTTCCGACACTATCGATGATGGACACCGGCATATCGTGGTGAACCTGAAGCAGGTCTCATATATGGATAGCAGCGGATTCGGCACTCTGCTGGGCGCGACGAAGAGGGTGCGTCCGGACGGCGGATCCGTCAATCTGGTCGGCTGCAATGACGCCATTCATCGAATGCTCCGCATCACCCGGCTGAATACGGTATTCGGTATTTACGACGACGAAGACGCAGCGGTTCGCGCGTTGGACACGTGA
- a CDS encoding FGGY-family carbohydrate kinase yields MYLIGVDVGTTHSKAGLFREDGTCVHVARRETPTRWDPDGPETYDPEELWSAVSGAVHEAAEKVPGGNIAVVGIASQAETGVLLDRRSGAPRYPFVPWFDATSAAQATLLAKEDDPFSRFQKSGLRANRKVGLAKILWLKQRDPRLVQDAVWLSVSDYIAWRLTGVQGTDYTLAGRTFAYRMDTLEWDADWICHLGLDPSMFPHVAASGTTLGDTRGPGAEQAGLRAGVPVAVSGHDHVLAALAVGVVQPGRVLNSMGTAETLVGVVDAKPLTRAQFDSSLSFGRHISPGRLFWMGGPPSSGASVEWIRTRLADPPLSYADIERLVGEAGPEPTGILYYPYLAGCAAPWPEPRMRAAFIGLDDEHTRAHIVKAVLEGTAYELEAVRRAAVEATGVNTDVIRAVGGGTLNHSWMRIKADVSGCDYDAPDIPEAAALGAAIAAGIGAGIYPDVDAAVRAVGNGISADHYSPDPARHDAYRRVYEQGYQPLHDALRATAIALGDMARQ; encoded by the coding sequence ATGTATCTGATTGGCGTTGACGTTGGCACTACTCACAGCAAGGCGGGATTGTTCCGGGAGGACGGGACGTGCGTCCACGTGGCCCGTCGCGAAACCCCCACTCGCTGGGATCCCGATGGTCCCGAAACGTACGATCCGGAGGAACTCTGGAGCGCCGTATCCGGTGCCGTCCACGAAGCCGCGGAGAAGGTTCCGGGCGGGAATATCGCCGTCGTGGGCATCGCAAGCCAGGCCGAAACCGGCGTGCTGCTGGACAGACGGTCCGGTGCTCCCAGATATCCCTTCGTCCCGTGGTTTGACGCCACCTCGGCGGCGCAGGCCACGCTCCTCGCCAAAGAGGACGATCCTTTCTCGCGCTTCCAGAAATCCGGCCTCCGCGCCAACCGGAAAGTCGGACTGGCGAAGATACTCTGGCTGAAGCAGCGCGACCCGCGCCTCGTGCAGGACGCCGTCTGGCTCTCCGTTTCCGACTATATCGCGTGGCGCCTGACGGGGGTCCAGGGCACGGATTACACCCTGGCCGGGCGAACATTCGCGTACCGGATGGACACGCTGGAGTGGGATGCGGACTGGATTTGCCACCTGGGCCTCGATCCGTCCATGTTCCCCCATGTCGCGGCGTCGGGGACAACGCTTGGCGATACCCGTGGCCCGGGTGCGGAACAGGCTGGGCTCCGCGCCGGCGTTCCGGTTGCCGTCTCCGGGCACGATCACGTTCTCGCAGCCCTTGCCGTCGGAGTCGTACAACCCGGCCGGGTGCTCAACTCGATGGGAACGGCGGAAACGCTGGTCGGTGTCGTGGATGCGAAGCCCCTCACGCGCGCACAATTCGATTCCAGCCTCAGTTTCGGCAGGCACATCTCCCCTGGACGCCTGTTCTGGATGGGTGGGCCGCCGTCGTCCGGCGCTTCCGTTGAATGGATTCGAACGCGCCTTGCGGACCCGCCTCTTTCTTACGCGGATATCGAACGGCTCGTTGGAGAAGCCGGGCCGGAACCCACCGGGATCCTCTACTATCCGTACCTTGCCGGGTGCGCCGCGCCGTGGCCCGAGCCCAGGATGCGCGCCGCCTTCATCGGCCTCGACGACGAACACACGCGCGCGCACATCGTCAAGGCGGTGCTCGAAGGTACGGCCTACGAACTCGAAGCGGTCCGGCGCGCGGCCGTGGAGGCTACCGGGGTCAACACAGACGTCATCCGGGCCGTGGGTGGCGGGACGCTCAACCACTCCTGGATGCGCATCAAGGCGGACGTTTCGGGTTGCGATTACGACGCGCCGGACATCCCGGAGGCAGCCGCGCTTGGAGCGGCCATCGCGGCCGGCATCGGCGCCGGTATCTACCCCGATGTCGATGCAGCCGTGAGGGCTGTGGGTAACGGAATATCGGCCGACCACTATTCGCCGGACCCCGCGCGTCATGACGCGTACAGACGGGTGTACGAACAGGGGTATCAGCCCCTTCACGACGCGCTTCGCGCAACGGCAATCGCGTTGGGCGACATGGCGCGGCAGTAG
- a CDS encoding glutamate mutase L, producing the protein MNEISINIDDVTTILATDCGSTTTKAILIEKRGDEYRLTTRGEAPTTVEAPFDDVTVGVVNAVRELEELSGRTLLNVTDETKGAEGKSAIITPQRDDKTGADLYLSTSSAGGGLQMSVAGVVKTMSAESANRAALGAGAIVIDTVAVDDGRKDHEKVERIRQLRPDMLLMSGGTDGGTVTHLVDLAQMLVAADPKPRLGIGLKIPVIFAGNKNAVGPVEEVLENRVDLKVVDNLRPEMDRENLGPAREAIHELFLQHVMQQAPGYGKLMTWTSSGIMSTPNAVGKIIETIAEQMQINVLAVDIGGATTDVFSVFDGVFNRTVSANLGMSYSICNVLTEAGVPNIQRWIPFPISDDDLRNRLRNKMIRPTTVPQDLEDLLIEHAVSREALRLAFDHHKSLARGLKGVQKIRTVGEAISQEASGATLVNLWNLHMIVGSGGVLSHAPHRAQSALMMLDAYQPVGITMLAVDSIFMMPQLGILSTVHPQAAAQVFERDCLIKLGDSVAGVGPANAAGTAFVVQMDGAEIAVQTGELKLIPLALGEKKTVTIHPGKGWNLGAGKNKTVEHAVVEGGVVGLILDGRGRPLVLPPADAQRTAKLNEWLRAMALPTVQQNT; encoded by the coding sequence TTGAACGAGATATCAATCAACATAGATGATGTGACCACCATTCTGGCTACCGACTGCGGTTCAACCACAACGAAGGCCATCCTGATCGAGAAGCGTGGCGACGAATACCGCCTGACGACCCGCGGCGAAGCCCCCACTACCGTTGAAGCGCCTTTCGACGACGTCACCGTCGGCGTCGTCAACGCCGTTCGCGAACTGGAAGAGCTCTCCGGCCGCACTCTCCTGAACGTGACGGACGAGACGAAGGGCGCCGAGGGCAAGAGCGCGATCATCACCCCCCAGCGCGACGACAAGACCGGCGCCGATCTTTACCTCAGCACGTCCAGCGCGGGCGGCGGCCTGCAGATGAGCGTGGCCGGCGTGGTGAAGACGATGAGCGCGGAATCCGCGAATCGCGCCGCTCTCGGTGCCGGTGCGATCGTCATCGACACCGTGGCCGTGGACGATGGACGCAAAGACCACGAAAAGGTGGAGCGCATACGTCAATTGCGACCCGACATGCTTCTGATGAGCGGGGGGACCGACGGTGGAACCGTTACCCATCTGGTGGACCTGGCCCAGATGCTCGTGGCCGCCGATCCGAAGCCGCGCCTGGGAATCGGGCTCAAAATTCCCGTCATTTTCGCCGGGAACAAGAACGCCGTGGGGCCAGTGGAAGAAGTGCTCGAAAACCGCGTGGACCTCAAGGTTGTGGACAACCTTCGGCCAGAGATGGACCGCGAAAACCTCGGTCCCGCCCGGGAAGCAATCCACGAGCTGTTTCTGCAGCACGTGATGCAGCAGGCGCCCGGTTACGGCAAACTCATGACCTGGACGAGTTCCGGCATCATGTCCACGCCGAACGCCGTTGGCAAAATCATCGAAACCATCGCCGAGCAGATGCAGATCAACGTCCTGGCGGTGGATATCGGCGGAGCGACAACCGACGTTTTCAGCGTCTTCGATGGCGTTTTCAATCGAACCGTATCGGCGAACCTCGGCATGAGTTACTCCATCTGCAATGTTCTCACCGAGGCGGGCGTTCCCAACATTCAGCGGTGGATCCCGTTCCCGATCAGCGACGACGATTTACGCAACCGCCTGCGCAACAAGATGATCCGCCCCACGACCGTGCCGCAAGACCTTGAAGACCTTCTCATTGAGCACGCCGTATCGCGGGAGGCGCTGCGCCTGGCCTTCGACCACCATAAATCACTCGCGCGCGGTCTCAAAGGTGTACAGAAGATCCGCACGGTCGGTGAGGCGATTTCGCAGGAGGCCAGCGGCGCCACGCTGGTGAACCTGTGGAATCTCCATATGATCGTCGGGTCCGGCGGCGTGCTCAGCCATGCGCCCCACCGGGCGCAATCCGCTCTGATGATGCTCGACGCCTACCAGCCCGTGGGTATCACCATGCTGGCCGTTGACAGCATCTTCATGATGCCCCAACTGGGCATCCTTTCCACCGTCCACCCGCAGGCGGCCGCGCAGGTGTTCGAGCGTGACTGCCTGATCAAACTGGGTGACAGCGTTGCCGGCGTCGGTCCCGCCAATGCCGCCGGCACGGCGTTTGTCGTGCAGATGGACGGCGCTGAAATTGCCGTTCAGACAGGCGAATTGAAACTGATCCCCCTCGCCCTCGGCGAGAAGAAGACGGTAACAATCCATCCCGGCAAGGGTTGGAATCTTGGGGCAGGAAAGAACAAAACAGTCGAGCACGCGGTTGTAGAAGGCGGCGTGGTCGGGCTCATTCTCGACGGGCGTGGCCGGCCGCTGGTACTTCCGCCGGCCGATGCGCAAAGAACAGCCAAGCTGAATGAGTGGCTTCGCGCGATGGCTCTGCCAACGGTTCAGCAGAACACATAA
- a CDS encoding rubrerythrin family protein: MELEGSKTLANLMAAFAGESQARNRYTFFASVARKARYEQIAAIFEETANNEREHAKLLLRAAGGLKGKTLDNLLEAAGGENHEWTSMYPDFARIAQEEGFADIAKMFSEIAEVEAHHEARYRALAENVKNETVFKKPETVKWICRNCGHIHEGPEAPGVCPLCSHPQAFFERMVEEY; the protein is encoded by the coding sequence ATGGAACTCGAAGGCTCGAAAACACTGGCCAATCTGATGGCCGCATTCGCCGGCGAATCGCAGGCGCGCAACAGGTACACCTTCTTCGCGAGCGTCGCCCGAAAAGCCCGCTATGAACAGATCGCGGCGATCTTTGAAGAGACCGCGAACAACGAAAGAGAGCACGCGAAGCTCCTCCTTCGCGCGGCCGGCGGCCTGAAGGGGAAGACCCTGGACAACCTTCTGGAAGCTGCCGGTGGCGAGAACCACGAGTGGACCTCGATGTACCCCGATTTCGCCAGAATCGCCCAGGAGGAAGGGTTCGCCGATATCGCCAAAATGTTCTCCGAGATCGCCGAAGTGGAAGCGCACCACGAAGCGCGCTATCGGGCTTTGGCGGAGAACGTGAAGAACGAGACCGTCTTCAAGAAGCCGGAAACGGTGAAGTGGATCTGCCGCAACTGCGGGCACATCCACGAAGGCCCGGAAGCGCCCGGCGTCTGCCCGCTGTGCAGCCATCCGCAGGCGTTCTTCGAGCGGATGGTAGAAGAGTACTAA
- the nrdR gene encoding transcriptional regulator NrdR, translating into MKCPFCGEDNDRVIDSRSSDGGETIRRRRECLVCLRRCTTVERVDVNVPVVIKIDGRREPFNREKILRGLRAACTKRPVSTEVLNQIADEVERAAANSGQSEIKSSVLGAMVMQRLRALDDIAYIRFASVYRRFEDVDSLLAEAEDVRSSPRVTEDQPALPL; encoded by the coding sequence ATGAAGTGTCCGTTTTGCGGAGAAGATAACGATCGCGTCATCGACAGCCGTTCCAGCGACGGCGGCGAGACCATCCGCCGCCGGCGCGAATGCCTCGTTTGCCTGCGCCGTTGCACAACCGTCGAACGAGTGGACGTAAACGTGCCGGTCGTGATCAAGATCGACGGGAGACGGGAGCCGTTCAACCGGGAAAAGATCCTCCGCGGCCTTCGCGCGGCGTGCACCAAGCGCCCTGTGAGCACCGAGGTTTTGAACCAGATCGCTGACGAAGTGGAACGCGCGGCCGCAAACTCCGGCCAGTCCGAAATCAAGAGCAGCGTCCTGGGCGCGATGGTTATGCAGAGGCTTCGCGCGCTCGACGATATCGCCTACATCCGCTTCGCCAGCGTCTACCGGAGGTTCGAGGACGTGGATTCCCTGTTGGCCGAAGCCGAGGATGTGCGCTCGTCTCCGAGAGTGACCGAGGACCAGCCGGCACTCCCGCTATAG
- the gyrA gene encoding DNA gyrase subunit A, with amino-acid sequence MDIAKLVIPINIQDEMKQSYLLYSMSVIVARALPDVRDGLKPVQRRILMAMNDLNLSPNAQSRKSAKITGDTSGNYHPHGDTVIYPTLVRMAQDFTLRYPLVIGQGNFGSIGGDSPAAQRYTEVKMSPFAMEMLADLDKNTVNLVPNYDNTRTEPSVLPAKFPFLLANGASGIAVGMATNIPPHNLTELCDGITFQVDNPDATAEQLMHFITGPDFPGKGLILGTRGIREAYETGRGSITMQGQAIVEPMENGKNRIIISELPYQVNPNRIIEQIVDMVKGKKIDGITDLRDESDRTGMRIVVELRRDAQPKRILNHLYKHTPLRTTFGVIMLALVKGQPKVLSLPQMIHQYILHRAEVIERRSRYDLEGALLRAHILEGFLKALDILDEVIATIRASDGPDDARKNLVAKYGFSTLQAQRIGEMRLFQLTRLEGQVISDEFRDKLKLIHYLEDVLSNPAKLRELIKSEIKYIKDKYGDERRTKILPLEAEEIGDEDLIPQEDTIVTITRQGYVKRVSIDTYRTQGRGGRGVSAAATKEMDEVEHLFIARTHDYILFFTDRGRVYRLKAYEIPLTSRQAMGTAIVNLINKEADENVKAIIPMADLAAEGYLVMGTEMGEVKRIQIADFRHLKNQGIKAFDVEEGDQLRWVVSTHGDDQILFATREGMSIRFSETDVRCSGRTSGGVRGILLDNAERSKSGVADRCIAMVRIRDPHRGEILVVSERAFGKRTPVDYYRLQTRGGRGVHTMNVTAKTGPVHDALTVAREDRLLMVTKNGIAIRMDVADIRQTGRTAQGVMLQRLATGDVVSSIERMIHQPEVLDDLTSSG; translated from the coding sequence ATGGACATCGCCAAACTTGTCATACCTATCAATATCCAGGATGAGATGAAGCAGAGTTATCTGCTCTACTCGATGTCCGTTATTGTGGCGCGTGCCCTGCCGGACGTGCGCGACGGCCTCAAACCGGTTCAGCGACGCATCCTGATGGCGATGAATGACCTGAACCTATCCCCCAACGCCCAGAGCCGCAAATCCGCCAAGATTACCGGTGACACTTCCGGAAACTACCACCCTCACGGCGACACGGTCATCTACCCGACTCTCGTCCGCATGGCGCAGGATTTCACCTTGCGCTATCCGCTGGTAATAGGGCAGGGCAACTTCGGCAGCATCGGTGGAGACTCGCCCGCCGCGCAACGATACACCGAAGTGAAAATGTCCCCGTTCGCCATGGAGATGCTCGCGGACCTGGACAAGAACACCGTCAACCTGGTCCCCAACTACGACAATACCCGGACAGAGCCAAGCGTACTGCCGGCCAAATTCCCGTTCCTTCTCGCAAACGGGGCAAGCGGCATCGCCGTGGGAATGGCAACGAATATCCCGCCCCATAACCTCACGGAATTATGCGACGGAATCACGTTCCAGGTGGACAATCCCGACGCCACGGCCGAGCAGTTGATGCATTTCATCACCGGCCCTGATTTCCCGGGCAAGGGCCTCATTCTCGGCACGAGGGGCATCCGGGAGGCTTATGAGACGGGCCGCGGGTCGATCACGATGCAGGGACAGGCGATTGTCGAACCGATGGAGAACGGCAAGAACCGGATCATCATCAGTGAACTGCCGTATCAGGTGAACCCCAACCGCATCATCGAGCAGATCGTTGACATGGTGAAGGGGAAGAAGATCGACGGTATCACGGACCTGCGAGACGAGTCCGACCGCACAGGCATGCGCATCGTCGTGGAACTGCGGCGCGACGCCCAGCCGAAACGCATCCTGAATCACCTTTACAAGCACACCCCGCTCCGCACAACGTTCGGCGTCATCATGCTGGCGCTCGTCAAGGGGCAGCCAAAGGTCCTTTCGCTGCCGCAGATGATCCACCAGTACATCCTGCACCGGGCGGAGGTGATCGAACGCCGCAGCCGATACGATCTGGAAGGCGCGCTGCTGCGGGCGCACATTCTCGAGGGTTTCCTCAAGGCGCTGGACATCCTGGATGAAGTCATCGCCACGATTCGAGCGTCCGACGGTCCGGACGACGCCCGAAAGAACCTTGTGGCCAAGTACGGCTTCAGCACGCTGCAGGCTCAGCGCATCGGCGAGATGCGGCTGTTCCAGTTGACCCGCCTCGAGGGCCAAGTCATCAGTGACGAGTTCCGCGATAAGCTCAAGCTCATTCACTACCTGGAAGACGTCCTGAGCAACCCGGCGAAGCTCCGCGAGCTCATCAAGTCCGAGATCAAGTACATCAAAGACAAGTACGGCGACGAACGGCGCACCAAGATCCTCCCGCTGGAAGCCGAGGAGATCGGCGATGAAGACCTCATCCCGCAAGAAGATACCATCGTCACCATCACGCGGCAGGGCTACGTCAAGCGAGTCTCCATCGATACCTATCGCACGCAGGGCAGGGGAGGGCGCGGGGTAAGCGCGGCCGCGACCAAAGAAATGGACGAAGTCGAGCACCTGTTCATCGCCCGCACCCACGACTACATCCTCTTCTTCACGGATCGTGGGCGTGTGTACCGCCTGAAGGCCTACGAAATACCGCTCACGAGCCGCCAGGCCATGGGTACAGCCATCGTCAACCTCATAAACAAGGAAGCCGACGAAAACGTCAAGGCCATCATTCCCATGGCGGACCTCGCGGCCGAAGGCTACCTGGTGATGGGAACCGAAATGGGCGAAGTCAAGCGCATCCAGATCGCCGATTTCCGCCACCTTAAGAACCAGGGAATCAAGGCTTTCGACGTGGAGGAAGGCGATCAGCTGCGTTGGGTGGTCAGCACACACGGGGACGACCAGATACTTTTCGCCACCCGCGAAGGGATGAGCATCCGGTTCAGCGAGACCGATGTGCGATGCTCCGGCCGGACCAGCGGCGGAGTGCGCGGCATCCTGCTGGACAACGCGGAACGGAGCAAGAGCGGCGTCGCGGACAGGTGCATCGCGATGGTACGCATCCGCGATCCGCACCGGGGGGAAATCCTGGTGGTCAGCGAGCGGGCATTCGGCAAACGCACTCCGGTGGATTACTACCGGTTGCAGACCCGCGGCGGCCGCGGCGTCCATACGATGAATGTGACGGCGAAGACCGGACCGGTGCACGACGCCCTCACCGTGGCCCGGGAAGACCGCCTTCTGATGGTGACCAAAAACGGCATCGCGATTCGAATGGACGTTGCGGACATCCGCCAAACCGGCCGGACCGCCCAGGGCGTTATGCTTCAGCGTCTGGCCACCGGTGATGTGGTGAGCAGCATCGAGCGGATGATCCACCAGCCGGAAGTTCTGGACGACCTGACAAGCAGCGGATGA
- a CDS encoding ABC transporter ATP-binding protein yields MPVATITDMTVCYGSKAAVSNINVEIPEGCTGLLGPNGAGKTTLLKTLLGFLRPSHGNGEVLGLNIATQGLRIRQCVGLMPEQDCHIPGMNAVTFAAYAGELCGMPSNHAMRRAHETLEYCGLGEARYRNVETYSTGMKQRIKLAQALVHGPTLLFLDEPTNGLDPAGRDDMLGLIRDISHGKGIHVVLSSHLLPDVERTCDSVIVMRQGKVVEHGGMGELRNLGGRQFVVDLRIPSEQFAAAVVRAGAQVIGQAGSRYRLAVPDGEADWGRTLFQCARDSGSQLRSFQPAMRSLEEIFMEAVQ; encoded by the coding sequence ATGCCTGTTGCCACAATCACAGATATGACGGTCTGCTACGGCTCGAAAGCCGCTGTCAGCAATATTAACGTTGAAATACCCGAGGGTTGCACCGGTCTCCTTGGCCCGAACGGCGCCGGAAAGACGACCCTGCTGAAAACCCTTCTCGGCTTCCTGCGACCGTCCCACGGTAACGGCGAGGTTCTGGGTCTCAATATCGCCACCCAGGGTCTCCGGATCCGCCAGTGCGTGGGCTTGATGCCGGAACAGGACTGCCATATCCCCGGCATGAACGCCGTCACGTTCGCCGCCTACGCGGGCGAACTCTGCGGAATGCCGTCGAACCACGCGATGCGGCGCGCCCATGAGACGCTGGAGTACTGCGGGCTGGGGGAAGCGCGCTACCGCAATGTGGAGACCTATTCCACGGGCATGAAGCAGCGCATCAAATTGGCGCAAGCCCTGGTTCACGGTCCCACTCTCCTGTTTCTGGACGAACCGACGAACGGCCTTGACCCCGCCGGCCGCGACGATATGCTCGGTCTGATACGCGACATATCTCACGGAAAGGGGATACACGTCGTGCTGTCATCCCATTTGTTGCCGGACGTCGAAAGGACCTGCGACAGCGTTATCGTCATGCGCCAGGGCAAGGTTGTTGAGCACGGGGGAATGGGCGAGTTGAGAAACCTGGGCGGGCGGCAGTTTGTTGTCGATCTGCGCATTCCATCGGAGCAGTTCGCCGCGGCCGTTGTGCGGGCCGGGGCGCAGGTGATCGGCCAGGCCGGCAGCCGGTACCGCCTGGCGGTCCCGGACGGCGAGGCCGACTGGGGCCGCACGCTCTTCCAATGCGCACGGGATTCCGGCAGCCAGCTCCGGTCGTTCCAGCCGGCTATGCGCTCGCTGGAGGAGATATTCATGGAGGCAGTGCAGTGA
- a CDS encoding glycosyltransferase family 2 protein: MNLRVAAIIPAYNEETRITRVLEAVTSSSAISEIWVVDDGSGDRTYQEASAVPGVKALRLRENLGKGAAMMAGALQTNVDALLFLDADLSGLTPNHIADLVEPVVSGRADMTVGVFRGGRFLTDLAQKLAPHISGQRCMLRSSFLEASHVSELRYGVEMALYRHAQVQQLRIESVTLLGVTHPMKEEKIGYIRGTIARIHMYVEVIGGSLAPTIEARRQTITRLLRETFGTR; this comes from the coding sequence ATGAATCTTCGCGTTGCGGCGATAATTCCGGCATATAACGAAGAGACCCGGATCACTCGAGTACTGGAGGCGGTAACGTCTTCTTCGGCAATCTCGGAAATCTGGGTTGTGGACGATGGTTCCGGTGATCGTACCTACCAGGAGGCTTCCGCCGTTCCCGGCGTGAAAGCGCTCCGCCTGAGGGAGAACCTCGGCAAGGGTGCGGCAATGATGGCCGGCGCCCTGCAGACAAACGTGGATGCCCTTCTGTTCCTCGATGCGGACCTCAGCGGCCTGACTCCGAATCACATCGCGGATCTAGTCGAGCCGGTCGTCAGCGGTCGCGCAGACATGACCGTCGGCGTCTTTCGCGGAGGGCGGTTCCTCACGGACCTCGCCCAGAAACTAGCCCCGCACATCTCGGGCCAGCGGTGCATGCTTCGCTCCTCCTTCCTGGAGGCCTCACACGTGTCTGAACTCCGCTACGGGGTTGAAATGGCGCTCTACCGCCACGCGCAGGTCCAGCAACTCCGCATCGAATCGGTCACTCTGCTCGGCGTGACCCACCCGATGAAAGAAGAGAAGATCGGCTACATACGCGGCACCATCGCCCGAATCCATATGTACGTCGAGGTTATCGGCGGTTCGCTTGCCCCCACCATTGAGGCACGCCGACAGACCATCACCCGCCTGCTGCGCGAAACGTTCGGCACGCGGTAA